The Jeotgalibacillus aurantiacus genome segment TCTCGTTATATTAAATGAAATCGTTCTTGAGCCTATCCCCCTTTCTTATAATAAAATTGTACGCCTACACTACCCGAATTTCAAATAGCCTCGTGTAACAAACATACCGTGCCGTGTATCAAAGATACCGCAGAGTGTTACGATCGTGCCGTTTTCGGTGTGAAAATGCAACAATCGTACAAGCCACCGAAAAACAGACGATTTGTCCTATCGCTTGCCCTTGCGTTAATTATAGCTTATCTACTAAACAACGGAAAGCACTCGGCGAAATATGGGGCGGATACTGGCCTCGCGTGCCCTTACGTTGAGTCTATCAAAAAATAAGGTTTCCGGAAAATGAATATTTGTCACTCGATTTAATGTGCCGATTCATTTCCGTCCGTACCCGTGCGACAGCGAAAATGTCGTATCGAAAATCATCCGGTTTCTCCGCTTATCAAACTTGTATATATAACTTATAAGAAGAAACACGGTGTATTTGCGATATACACCCGTTTTATCCGGTCATTGTGCGAGTCATCGAGAGGCGACAAAATGGGCGTTGAGGGGTGCGTGGAGATACCGTATATCTATCGGGTATCACGTTCACGACGCTTACACTCGTCAAACCTCGGGGGTCTACCCGTCTACTCACGAAAAAGCAGGGGTATGTGCGATCACCCCCGCTTGTAACTTCGATTATAGTTTGAAATCTCGTAGGCTATCCGCAATCTCATCGTCCCGTATTCCGATATATCTCTTTGTCTCCGTGTAGTTCGCGTGATTGAATATCTCCATAAGCGTTGCAACGTCTTTCGTCCGCTGATAGTAGTGATAGCCGAATGTCTTGCGTCCTGTATGAGTACCGATGTCGTCGCGCCCGATGTAGTCGGCAGCCTTCGCATAGATACGATAGGCTTGCGTAGTTGTGATATGTCCGTCGCCTTTTCTACTCGGAAACAACCACTCGGTAGCTCCTGGTAAGTCGTCGATATAATCGGCAATATCGGCCATGATAGCGCTCAGATGAACCGTTCTTTTCTTAATCGTCTTGCCCTCAGATACCACGATAGATGATCTCCCTCGCACTTGTTCCACTCGTAGCTTTACAATGTCCCCTATACGCAGGCCCGTGTTGATTGCGATATTGAATAGTAGCAAATTCCGATCAGCTTGCCCGGATCTCGACGATACTCGAATAGCCTCCCGAAATTCTGCAATTTCGCCGGCAGTACGCAACGGCTGAACATTAATCACCGTTTTTTCATTCACCGTTATTACCCCTTTTCGAATGTAATGTTTTTATGATTATTTGAATAATACCGTACATTAGAAATGGTGTCAACGGTCAACCGTTGCTATTTCGTTATTTTGAATGTATGAAAACAACTGTTAGATTACATTCCGCTTGATAAAATAACCGTCTATTCACCGGCTACCAACAGAGGGCAGTCGATCCAAACGTCTATATTCGATAGTACATATACGATAGTAGACACCTGCAATGGGACGCAGACACTCGCAGGTATACGAATACACCGAAACACACTCGACAAGGGATCGAGTATAGACGGACATATACACAATCACACGGGCACACAACGGATCACAACGGTATCCCAACGTTAATTAATAGGGAATGCCAGGCGAAAGGGATCGGGTTGATTCGGGGTAATGCGAGGGGTTGTATGGACAGGCGAAAGGCAGCGCATGCCTGCCAGGGAAATCGGATACCCCCGGGGGGCGTATCGGCACGGGCGGGCCTGCCGAATGTGCGAAAATTTCCGATAAAATTTCATAACTCGGGGGCACACGAAAGGGGACATCGCGCGACAGTTCGAATATACTGACGAACAGCTACGTTTAATCCTGGACGAGATCAAGTCGAGGGTGTAAATATCGCGGGTTATGTTACGTTTTCATTACAAACGCGGTTTCACCGTTGTAGATTAAGGAGTTAGAAGCACTATTAATTGAGAGGTAAAAAATATTCGGTTTCGCCGTTACACATCGAGGCATTAGTCCCACTATTATTCGAAGGGGTATTTTCCGCAGGCTCACGCACACTCGCGTGGGCTTATTCGTTGTCCCAAAAATGGGGACGAGATTGGTTCTAGTAAGTGACGGTGCTTTTTATTTATGCAAGTGGTATCGCATGTATCACAAGTTCAACGAAAGGAGGTGACGCAGATGACGCTAAAAACATTCCGCACAATTCGCAGGCTATCCGATATGACCGCTACAGAGTTTGCAATGGAAATCGGGGTTAGCCGACAGCTAGTAAATCACATCGAGCAGGGCAGGAAGTCGATCACCCGGACAACCGCAACGAAAGTCCGCCAGGCTTTTGGAGACGATTACGTCAACAAGGTCGAGCAATTTATTATGGATACAACGAAAGGGGAGGCGTAATATGACGGGGGACATTCGAAAGGGGCGTTACGGAAACAACGGAGATAACGAGTCTCATATATATAAATAAGTTATTAGTACCGAAAACGTACACTTTTAAAAGGGAGCGATCAAATGGAAAAGTACAAGTGTATTTTAAGTTTACGTGTGGCAAAGGAATTGATTGCTGAGGATCACGAGTTAATCGATATTCAGCCGTCACACCGCAGGCCGGGCAAGCTCGTGTTTGTTTTTAGAAACAGTGAGGGCTTGGAGAATAAACTAACAGCGTATCAGCTTCAAGGGAGCAAGTGAATATGACACAGCCGAATAAACAGCTAATTAAAAAATTTAATGAACTCTACATTCAGACACGCTCGAAATATCTCGTTCAATTCCCGGATAGATACGTCACCTTAACGTATAACCCGGGGAACAGGGTTGTAAAGCTGAACGATGGTTTGTTGCAAACTCACCTAAATGGCGATCTGACTTACGGTATCTTTTCCGGCGGTCACTTTAACAAGTTTATGACGTTTGATGTCGATGTGCCTGACGAGGCGATGTCACGTTGGGCAACGTTGAAATTAGTAGATGTGTTAGCAAACGAATACAACGTAAGCCGTTCCGATATTCACGTCAGTTTGTCAGGTAGCAAGGGGTATCACGTTGACCTGTTTTTCGATGAAAGAGTGCTAGTTACCGAGTTACAACGGTTTTATCGTGAGGTCATGGTGAGTGTTGGGTCAATTCCTAACGGTCAGATTGAGTTCCGCGCAACCTGGACGCAAGGTGTAAAGCTACCGCTAGGTGTTCACCAACGTACAGGCAACCGGTGTTGGTTCGTAGATAATTTCACGCTAGAGCCGATTGAATCCTTTGATTATCTGTTAAGCGTGGAGCCTATGCCGGCAAGCGTTGTTACAGAAATCGACTTCGGACTGACAGACGATCAGATTACCGAGTTTGAACACATAGCCACGTCCACAGATACATCGGTCAACGCAGTGGACTTATCGCAAGCACTTCACAACGCAGTAAGAATCATAGAAACCGGTAGGCTCACGCAAAGTGGAACAAGGCACAAGACGACTTTCACGCTTGCTTGTTTCGGTAACTCGCAGGGGTGGGAACGGGATGATACGGTTTCAGTAATAATGGACGTATTACTTGCAACGCCTCGTGAATACTTTAGCGAGGGCAGCACACCGGAACACTGGCTCAATGAAGCGAACAGGCTCGTTGACTACGTGTTTGACAAGGGCATCACGATAAAAGAGTCAAACGGACATGTCACGATTTATAAGTCGGAGATTTTAGCGGTATTGGACTGCGGTACGTTTCGACAAAAACAGTTAGCTTACGCAATGTTAGTTACTTCTAAACGATATGGCAACGTGTTTTATCTGACAATCAATACAGCAATGAGAATGATCGGCACTAAGTCGAGGCAAACGGTTCAGTCCGCTATTCAAAAGCTAGTAGATTGCGGATTTATCGAGTATCACCGGAAAGGGGAGATTGATCGTGCCAGGTCTAAGGAAATCGGACAGGTACGCTATAAACCGAATAAGTACCGGCTGATGATAAAAGAACCGGCAACCGATGAAGAATCATTCCGAGCATTGCCGGAGCATTCGGTTATTGATGTAGCGACAATGCTTCTCGACACAACAGAGATCAGACGGTTTGTTAAACGAAGGGAGTATGATAACCGATGGAAAGACGCTGTTAACGGAGAGTAATACGGGTGTTCATAGATATAAATAAGTTATTAGTACCGAAAACGTACAATCGGTTTATTCAACGTGCAATCGATGTAGGTATTACGAACTATTAAAAAGGGAGCGATAATGATGGGGAAATTGAAAAAGGTCGAGATCAGCGCAGAGGTAACGGAGTTTTATCGCCGACAGACTGCGGGTTTAAGTCGTGATGAAGTCGAGAGGTTCATTGAACAGGCGCAGGCGGGGGAGATCGATTTTAGCGACAACAGGCGGATCAAGCGTTGCCAACATTGTGACTATTACTTCGAGGACAGCCGGGCGAATAAGCGTAAGTGCTGTTCGGACGTCTGTAAAAACAGATACGACACTGCAAGACGCCGGGACAAACGCCAACAAGCGACGGCTGATCGACAGGGACTCACGGTTGAGCAACTACACGAAAAGAGGGCGCGTGATGGTGCGGTGGAAATACCGATCGGGGACGCAGTAAAACTTGATTACTTAATCTATGCGGACGGAACCGGGAACAGGCGGAAGAATACATCGGAAGTTGACGAGTCCGGCGCAGGGAAATCGAGTGTTTATGTGACGTATGGGCAACGCGAGGTTGATCGGGAGCCTAGCAATATTTATTTGCAGAAATCAAGTCGAGAAGAAATAGACGCTTACCTTACAGAGAAGTATGGCGATCATCGTTTAAGAATGGAATCGAACAGGGCGAAGTCTTACGGCAAACACATTCATTTTTAATATATATGAGCAGGTAACCGATAAGCCTGCCGTTTTTTAATAAGCAACGATAAACAATAATTTTAATTAAGAGGGAGGCTGCGAGTTGAATGCGGAACTACTAAAGCAAAT includes the following:
- a CDS encoding tyrosine-type recombinase/integrase — protein: MNEKTVINVQPLRTAGEIAEFREAIRVSSRSGQADRNLLLFNIAINTGLRIGDIVKLRVEQVRGRSSIVVSEGKTIKKRTVHLSAIMADIADYIDDLPGATEWLFPSRKGDGHITTTQAYRIYAKAADYIGRDDIGTHTGRKTFGYHYYQRTKDVATLMEIFNHANYTETKRYIGIRDDEIADSLRDFKL
- a CDS encoding helix-turn-helix transcriptional regulator — protein: MTLKTFRTIRRLSDMTATEFAMEIGVSRQLVNHIEQGRKSITRTTATKVRQAFGDDYVNKVEQFIMDTTKGEA
- a CDS encoding TOTE conflict system archaeo-eukaryotic primase domain-containing protein gives rise to the protein MTQPNKQLIKKFNELYIQTRSKYLVQFPDRYVTLTYNPGNRVVKLNDGLLQTHLNGDLTYGIFSGGHFNKFMTFDVDVPDEAMSRWATLKLVDVLANEYNVSRSDIHVSLSGSKGYHVDLFFDERVLVTELQRFYREVMVSVGSIPNGQIEFRATWTQGVKLPLGVHQRTGNRCWFVDNFTLEPIESFDYLLSVEPMPASVVTEIDFGLTDDQITEFEHIATSTDTSVNAVDLSQALHNAVRIIETGRLTQSGTRHKTTFTLACFGNSQGWERDDTVSVIMDVLLATPREYFSEGSTPEHWLNEANRLVDYVFDKGITIKESNGHVTIYKSEILAVLDCGTFRQKQLAYAMLVTSKRYGNVFYLTINTAMRMIGTKSRQTVQSAIQKLVDCGFIEYHRKGEIDRARSKEIGQVRYKPNKYRLMIKEPATDEESFRALPEHSVIDVATMLLDTTEIRRFVKRREYDNRWKDAVNGE